A genomic window from Candidatus Thermoplasmatota archaeon includes:
- a CDS encoding metal-dependent transcriptional regulator, whose protein sequence is MAARRAEEYIETIYDVVQRKGYAKVTDVSRILNVGLSAVTEMFQKLGNEGYVNYEKYSGVTLTKKGEEIAIELTKKHKVLRDFFVILGLDEKIADDDACNIEHVVKPETMKRLTKFVDFIQSREEPLWLERFKTYYETGELPECPRTIKKGKRC, encoded by the coding sequence ATGGCCGCAAGAAGAGCAGAGGAGTACATAGAAACGATTTATGATGTCGTTCAAAGGAAAGGATATGCTAAGGTAACAGATGTTTCCCGTATCCTTAACGTCGGTCTTTCCGCAGTGACAGAGATGTTCCAAAAATTGGGTAATGAGGGATACGTAAACTACGAGAAATATAGCGGAGTTACACTGACTAAAAAAGGAGAAGAGATAGCAATTGAGCTAACAAAAAAACATAAGGTATTGAGAGATTTTTTTGTCATCCTTGGCCTTGATGAAAAGATAGCAGATGATGATGCATGCAATATCGAGCATGTGGTAAAGCCTGAGACAATGAAAAGACTTACGAAATTTGTGGATTTTATCCAAAGTCGTGAAGAGCCTTTATGGTTAGAACGATTTAAAACATATTATGAAACTGGAGAGCTACCAGAATGCCCTCGAACTATTAAAAAGGGCAAACGTTGTTAG
- a CDS encoding ZIP family metal transporter, which translates to MMLGISFFQLIPESLGIISFYLVIISFLFGIIIMRVVDRILPHINPELLKKEKPSVKRSVTMLVIGIALHNIPEGLAIGVAFTLSPEFGITIALGIAAQDVPENIATIVPLYGMTKRRMKSFIITTATILFEIVGFALGYFFLSGSRLEVLGASLAVAAGFMVYISIEELIPAARIRQYPKIGTICLALGVVCVLLVGLLG; encoded by the coding sequence ATGATGTTGGGCATATCATTTTTTCAATTGATACCAGAAAGTCTGGGAATCATATCTTTTTATTTGGTAATAATCTCCTTTTTATTCGGAATAATCATAATGCGAGTTGTTGATAGAATCTTGCCACACATAAATCCAGAGCTTCTCAAAAAAGAGAAACCATCTGTCAAGAGAAGTGTGACCATGCTTGTCATCGGCATAGCACTTCACAATATACCAGAAGGACTGGCTATCGGTGTGGCCTTCACTCTTTCCCCCGAGTTCGGTATCACCATCGCTCTGGGCATAGCTGCACAAGATGTGCCAGAAAACATAGCAACAATCGTTCCCTTATATGGAATGACGAAGAGACGAATGAAATCTTTCATCATAACGACGGCAACAATATTATTTGAGATTGTTGGTTTCGCCTTGGGTTACTTCTTTCTTAGCGGATCACGATTAGAAGTGTTGGGTGCTTCTCTCGCTGTTGCAGCCGGTTTCATGGTCTATATATCTATCGAAGAATTAATCCCGGCGGCAAGAATTAGACAGTATCCAAAGATTGGCACGATTTGCCTTGCTCTTGGGGTGGTTTGTGTTTTGTTGGTTGGTTTATTGGGATAA